The Ictidomys tridecemlineatus isolate mIctTri1 chromosome 6, mIctTri1.hap1, whole genome shotgun sequence genome includes a region encoding these proteins:
- the Wnt7b gene encoding protein Wnt-7b isoform X2: protein MHRNFRKWIFYVFLCFGVLYVKLGALSSVVALGANIICNKIPGLAPRQRAICQSRPDAIIVIGEGAQMGINECQYQFRFGRWNCSALGEKTVFGQELRVGSREAAFTYAITAAGVAHAVTAACSQGNLSNCGCDREKQGYYNQAEGWKWGGCSADVRYGIDFSRRFVDAREIKKNARRLMNLHNNEAGRKVLEDRMKLECKCHGVSGSCTTKTCWTTLPKFREVGHLLKEKYNAAVQVEVVRASRLRQPTFLRIKQLRSYQKPMETDLVYIEKSPNYCEEDAATGSVGTQGRLCNRTSPGADGCDTMCCGRGYNTHQYTKVWQCNCKFHWCCFVKCSTCSERSEVFTCK from the exons AGCACTGTCGTCCGTCGTGGCCCTGGGAGCCAACATCATCTGCAACAAGATTCCTGGCTTGGCCCCGCGGCAGCGCGCCATCTGCCAGAGCCGGCCCGATGCCATCATTGTGATCGGGGAGGGGGCGCAGATGGGCATCAACGAGTGCCAGTACCAGTTCCGCTTTGGGCGCTGGAACTGCTCGGCCCTCGGTGAGAAGACCGTCTTTGGACAAGAGCTCCGAGTAG GGAGCCGCGAGGCCGCCTTCACCTACGCCATCACGGCAGCTGGCGTGGCCCACGCGGTCACTGCCGCCTGCAGCCAGGGCAACCTGAGCAACTGTGGCTGCGACCGCGAGAAGCAGGGCTACTACAACCAGGCGGAGGGCTGGAAGTGGGGCGGCTGCTCCGCGGACGTGCGCTACGGCATTGACTTCTCCCGGCGCTTCGTGGACGCCCGCGAGATCAAGAAGAACGCGCGGCGCCTCATGAACCTGCACAACAACGAAGCGGGCAGGAAG GTCCTGGAGGACCGCATGAAGCTGGAGTGTAAGTGCCACGGGGTGTCGGGCTCGTGCACCACCAAGACCTGCTGGACCACGCTGCCCAAGTTCCGCGAGGTGGGGCACCTGCTCAAGGAGAAGTACAACGCGGCCGTGCAGGTGGAGGTGGTGCGGGCCAGCCGCCTGCGGCAGCCCACCTTCCTGCGCATCAAACAGCTGCGGAGCTACCAGAAGCCCATGGAGACAGACCTGGTGTACATCGAGAAGTCGCCCAACTACTGCGAAGAGGACGCGGCCACGGGCAGCGTGGGCACGCAGGGCCGCCTGTGCAACCGCACCTCGCCGGGCGCCGACGGCTGCGACACCATGTGCTGCGGGCGCGGCTACAACACGCACCAGTACACCAAGGTGTGGCAGTGCAACTGCAAGTTCCACTGGTGCTGCTTCGTCAAGTGCAGCACCTGCAGCGAGCGCAGCGAGGTCTTCACCTGCAAGTGa
- the Wnt7b gene encoding protein Wnt-7b isoform X1: MLLLSPRSALLYVYCPQIFLLLSSGSYLALSSVVALGANIICNKIPGLAPRQRAICQSRPDAIIVIGEGAQMGINECQYQFRFGRWNCSALGEKTVFGQELRVGSREAAFTYAITAAGVAHAVTAACSQGNLSNCGCDREKQGYYNQAEGWKWGGCSADVRYGIDFSRRFVDAREIKKNARRLMNLHNNEAGRKVLEDRMKLECKCHGVSGSCTTKTCWTTLPKFREVGHLLKEKYNAAVQVEVVRASRLRQPTFLRIKQLRSYQKPMETDLVYIEKSPNYCEEDAATGSVGTQGRLCNRTSPGADGCDTMCCGRGYNTHQYTKVWQCNCKFHWCCFVKCSTCSERSEVFTCK, encoded by the exons AGCACTGTCGTCCGTCGTGGCCCTGGGAGCCAACATCATCTGCAACAAGATTCCTGGCTTGGCCCCGCGGCAGCGCGCCATCTGCCAGAGCCGGCCCGATGCCATCATTGTGATCGGGGAGGGGGCGCAGATGGGCATCAACGAGTGCCAGTACCAGTTCCGCTTTGGGCGCTGGAACTGCTCGGCCCTCGGTGAGAAGACCGTCTTTGGACAAGAGCTCCGAGTAG GGAGCCGCGAGGCCGCCTTCACCTACGCCATCACGGCAGCTGGCGTGGCCCACGCGGTCACTGCCGCCTGCAGCCAGGGCAACCTGAGCAACTGTGGCTGCGACCGCGAGAAGCAGGGCTACTACAACCAGGCGGAGGGCTGGAAGTGGGGCGGCTGCTCCGCGGACGTGCGCTACGGCATTGACTTCTCCCGGCGCTTCGTGGACGCCCGCGAGATCAAGAAGAACGCGCGGCGCCTCATGAACCTGCACAACAACGAAGCGGGCAGGAAG GTCCTGGAGGACCGCATGAAGCTGGAGTGTAAGTGCCACGGGGTGTCGGGCTCGTGCACCACCAAGACCTGCTGGACCACGCTGCCCAAGTTCCGCGAGGTGGGGCACCTGCTCAAGGAGAAGTACAACGCGGCCGTGCAGGTGGAGGTGGTGCGGGCCAGCCGCCTGCGGCAGCCCACCTTCCTGCGCATCAAACAGCTGCGGAGCTACCAGAAGCCCATGGAGACAGACCTGGTGTACATCGAGAAGTCGCCCAACTACTGCGAAGAGGACGCGGCCACGGGCAGCGTGGGCACGCAGGGCCGCCTGTGCAACCGCACCTCGCCGGGCGCCGACGGCTGCGACACCATGTGCTGCGGGCGCGGCTACAACACGCACCAGTACACCAAGGTGTGGCAGTGCAACTGCAAGTTCCACTGGTGCTGCTTCGTCAAGTGCAGCACCTGCAGCGAGCGCAGCGAGGTCTTCACCTGCAAGTGa
- the Wnt7b gene encoding protein Wnt-7b isoform X3 has product MGINECQYQFRFGRWNCSALGEKTVFGQELRVGSREAAFTYAITAAGVAHAVTAACSQGNLSNCGCDREKQGYYNQAEGWKWGGCSADVRYGIDFSRRFVDAREIKKNARRLMNLHNNEAGRKVLEDRMKLECKCHGVSGSCTTKTCWTTLPKFREVGHLLKEKYNAAVQVEVVRASRLRQPTFLRIKQLRSYQKPMETDLVYIEKSPNYCEEDAATGSVGTQGRLCNRTSPGADGCDTMCCGRGYNTHQYTKVWQCNCKFHWCCFVKCSTCSERSEVFTCK; this is encoded by the exons ATGGGCATCAACGAGTGCCAGTACCAGTTCCGCTTTGGGCGCTGGAACTGCTCGGCCCTCGGTGAGAAGACCGTCTTTGGACAAGAGCTCCGAGTAG GGAGCCGCGAGGCCGCCTTCACCTACGCCATCACGGCAGCTGGCGTGGCCCACGCGGTCACTGCCGCCTGCAGCCAGGGCAACCTGAGCAACTGTGGCTGCGACCGCGAGAAGCAGGGCTACTACAACCAGGCGGAGGGCTGGAAGTGGGGCGGCTGCTCCGCGGACGTGCGCTACGGCATTGACTTCTCCCGGCGCTTCGTGGACGCCCGCGAGATCAAGAAGAACGCGCGGCGCCTCATGAACCTGCACAACAACGAAGCGGGCAGGAAG GTCCTGGAGGACCGCATGAAGCTGGAGTGTAAGTGCCACGGGGTGTCGGGCTCGTGCACCACCAAGACCTGCTGGACCACGCTGCCCAAGTTCCGCGAGGTGGGGCACCTGCTCAAGGAGAAGTACAACGCGGCCGTGCAGGTGGAGGTGGTGCGGGCCAGCCGCCTGCGGCAGCCCACCTTCCTGCGCATCAAACAGCTGCGGAGCTACCAGAAGCCCATGGAGACAGACCTGGTGTACATCGAGAAGTCGCCCAACTACTGCGAAGAGGACGCGGCCACGGGCAGCGTGGGCACGCAGGGCCGCCTGTGCAACCGCACCTCGCCGGGCGCCGACGGCTGCGACACCATGTGCTGCGGGCGCGGCTACAACACGCACCAGTACACCAAGGTGTGGCAGTGCAACTGCAAGTTCCACTGGTGCTGCTTCGTCAAGTGCAGCACCTGCAGCGAGCGCAGCGAGGTCTTCACCTGCAAGTGa